A single region of the Bacteroides luhongzhouii genome encodes:
- a CDS encoding DUF4450 domain-containing protein: protein MLKQLLTTVLLGILLIDAQAQSLTPPVGTFRLGISKGNESHWLKPKEKVEGIHFQWKALPDSHGFILEVEVTSTSKADKLFWSFGDCQPDSDINVFSVEGQAFTCYYGESMKLRTLQAVTPSDDIRLSNGHKDETPLMLYESGKRTDRPVLTGCCNLSPTLSQEKVTKPLRLYFCFYEQNEKADYNYYMLPDIFAQIDKK from the coding sequence ATGCTGAAACAGCTCCTGACCACCGTACTGCTGGGAATCTTGCTCATTGATGCACAGGCACAATCCCTGACTCCGCCTGTCGGTACTTTCCGGCTGGGAATATCAAAGGGAAATGAAAGTCACTGGCTGAAACCTAAAGAAAAAGTAGAAGGGATCCATTTCCAATGGAAAGCTCTGCCCGATAGTCATGGATTTATCCTGGAAGTAGAAGTAACTTCCACATCAAAAGCGGATAAACTCTTTTGGAGCTTCGGCGATTGCCAGCCGGATTCGGATATCAATGTCTTCAGTGTGGAAGGACAGGCTTTCACTTGCTATTATGGAGAAAGTATGAAATTACGTACTTTACAGGCTGTTACTCCCAGCGATGATATTCGCTTGAGCAACGGACATAAGGATGAAACTCCCCTGATGCTTTACGAATCGGGCAAACGGACAGACCGACCGGTATTGACCGGGTGTTGCAATTTATCTCCTACCCTCTCTCAAGAAAAGGTCACTAAGCCACTCCGACTTTACTTCTGTTTCTACGAACAGAATGAAAAAGCGGATTACAACTATTATATGTTACCGGATATTTTTGCCCAAATCGACAAAAAATGA
- a CDS encoding glycoside hydrolase family 28 protein, which produces MKTKSIFPLFLLAGTLLTAACVTPTAKQAGSNSFEWGQVPQQPDLSWADSVGSRQMPGNSLILSANSFGAVADSTVLSTEAIQKAIDSCSVSGGGTVTLQPGYYQTGALFVKSGVNLQLDKGVTLLASPHIHHYPEFHSRIAGIEMTWPAAVINIVNEKNAAVSGEGTLDCQGKVFWDKYWEMRKEYEAKGLRWIVDYDCKRVRGILVERSSDVTLKGFTLMRTGFWGCQILYSNYCTIDGLVINNNLGGHGPSTDGIDIDSSTNILIENCDVDCNDDNICIKSGRDADGLRVNLPTENVVIRNCIARKGAGLITCGSETSGSIRNILGYNLEAVGTSAVLRLKSAMNRGGTIENIYMTDVKAKNVRHVLAADLNWNPSYSYSVLPKEYEGKDIPEHWRVMLTPVTPPEKGYPRFRNVYVSKIKAENVDEFISASGWNDSLRLENFYLYAIEAQTNKPGKICYTKNFNLSEITLDVKDKNAIELKENEQSNIHFNYAETAPDHRTAGNLAH; this is translated from the coding sequence ATGAAAACCAAAAGCATCTTTCCCCTGTTCCTATTGGCAGGCACACTTTTGACAGCAGCTTGCGTCACCCCAACGGCCAAACAGGCAGGAAGCAACAGCTTCGAATGGGGGCAAGTACCGCAACAACCGGATTTGTCATGGGCTGACAGTGTAGGAAGCCGGCAAATGCCCGGAAACAGTCTTATTTTATCCGCTAATTCTTTTGGCGCAGTAGCAGACAGCACGGTGCTCAGCACAGAGGCTATCCAGAAAGCAATCGACAGTTGTTCCGTCTCCGGCGGAGGCACGGTCACCCTTCAACCGGGATATTATCAGACAGGGGCATTGTTCGTAAAAAGCGGTGTCAACCTGCAACTGGATAAGGGAGTGACTCTACTGGCTAGTCCTCACATTCATCACTATCCTGAATTCCACTCGCGAATTGCAGGTATTGAGATGACATGGCCGGCAGCAGTGATCAACATTGTCAACGAAAAGAATGCTGCCGTCAGTGGAGAGGGAACGCTGGATTGCCAGGGCAAAGTCTTTTGGGATAAATATTGGGAAATGCGGAAAGAATATGAAGCGAAAGGATTACGCTGGATTGTAGATTACGACTGCAAACGTGTACGGGGTATTCTCGTGGAACGCAGTTCGGACGTTACCCTCAAAGGATTCACCCTGATGCGGACAGGCTTTTGGGGATGCCAGATTCTTTATTCCAATTACTGTACCATAGACGGACTGGTCATTAATAATAACTTGGGAGGACACGGCCCCAGTACGGATGGCATCGACATCGACTCGTCCACTAATATTCTGATTGAAAACTGCGATGTCGATTGCAATGATGATAATATTTGTATCAAATCGGGACGTGACGCAGACGGATTGCGTGTCAATCTCCCCACAGAAAATGTAGTAATACGCAACTGTATAGCCCGCAAAGGTGCAGGCCTCATCACCTGTGGCAGTGAAACCTCCGGCAGCATACGGAATATATTGGGATACAATCTTGAAGCAGTCGGCACCTCGGCTGTACTACGGTTAAAGAGTGCCATGAACCGCGGAGGAACGATAGAAAATATCTATATGACTGATGTAAAAGCTAAAAACGTCCGCCACGTACTGGCTGCGGATCTGAACTGGAATCCCAGTTACAGCTACAGTGTATTACCTAAAGAGTATGAAGGGAAAGATATTCCGGAACATTGGAGAGTGATGCTGACTCCGGTAACACCACCCGAAAAAGGTTATCCGCGCTTCCGCAATGTGTATGTATCGAAAATCAAAGCAGAAAATGTAGATGAATTTATCTCTGCTTCCGGCTGGAATGACTCGTTACGTCTGGAAAATTTCTATCTTTATGCCATCGAAGCGCAGACCAATAAACCGGGGAAAATCTGCTATACAAAAAACTTCAATTTGTCTGAAATCACATTGGATGTGAAAGACAAAAACGCTATTGAACTAAAGGAAAATGAACAAAGTAATATCCACTTCAACTATGCTGAAACAGCTCCTGACCACCGTACTGCTGGGAATCTTGCTCATTGA
- a CDS encoding rhamnogalacturonan acetylesterase produces the protein MKTTIIGLLLLATITVNAQEEARTYQLSDAPRYSEETGYGYDLTSTPEKGSKAPFFFSVRVPDGNYKVTVRLGSKKQAGVTTVRGESRRLFIENLPTKKGQFVDETFIINKRTPRISEKEYVRIKPREKAKLNWDDKLTLEFNGDAPVCQSIRIEPADPSVITVFLCGNSTVVDQDNEPWASWGQMIPHFFGTDVCIANYAESGESANTFIGAGRLKKALSQMKKGDYLFMEFGHNDQKQKGPGKGAYYSFMTSLKTFIDEARARGAHPVLVTPTQRRSFDATGHIRDTHEDYPEAMRWLAAKENIPLIDLNEMTRTLYEALGTETSKRAFVHYPAGTYPGQTKAFEDNTHFNPYGAYQIAQCVIEGMKKAVPELAKHLKIDPAYNPAHPDDVNTFHWNESPFTEIEKPDGN, from the coding sequence ATGAAAACTACTATCATAGGCTTACTACTCTTGGCTACAATAACCGTCAATGCCCAAGAAGAAGCCCGAACCTACCAACTGTCGGACGCCCCCCGATATAGCGAGGAGACGGGATATGGATACGACCTCACCTCCACACCCGAGAAAGGAAGTAAAGCACCTTTCTTCTTCTCTGTCCGTGTTCCAGACGGAAATTACAAAGTTACCGTACGCCTGGGAAGTAAAAAACAAGCAGGAGTGACCACCGTAAGAGGCGAGTCACGTCGGTTATTTATTGAGAACCTGCCAACTAAAAAAGGACAATTCGTAGACGAAACATTTATCATCAATAAGCGTACCCCTCGTATCTCCGAAAAAGAATATGTACGAATCAAGCCCCGTGAGAAAGCCAAACTGAACTGGGATGATAAACTGACATTGGAATTTAATGGGGATGCGCCTGTGTGTCAAAGTATCCGTATCGAGCCTGCCGATCCGTCGGTTATCACTGTTTTTCTGTGCGGTAACAGTACGGTAGTCGATCAGGACAACGAGCCTTGGGCTAGTTGGGGACAGATGATTCCCCATTTCTTCGGAACAGATGTTTGTATCGCCAATTATGCGGAATCCGGTGAATCGGCCAATACTTTTATCGGAGCAGGACGTTTGAAAAAAGCATTGAGTCAGATGAAGAAAGGCGATTATCTCTTCATGGAGTTCGGACATAACGATCAGAAGCAGAAAGGTCCCGGAAAAGGAGCTTACTACTCTTTTATGACCAGCCTGAAAACATTCATCGACGAAGCGCGGGCACGTGGAGCACACCCCGTACTGGTTACTCCCACCCAACGCCGGAGTTTTGACGCAACCGGACATATCCGCGATACACATGAAGATTATCCGGAGGCTATGCGCTGGCTGGCCGCCAAAGAAAATATTCCTTTGATTGACCTCAACGAAATGACTCGGACACTATATGAAGCATTAGGCACGGAAACATCCAAACGTGCCTTCGTACACTATCCGGCAGGGACTTATCCCGGACAGACCAAGGCTTTTGAAGACAATACCCACTTTAACCCCTACGGCGCTTATCAGATAGCCCAGTGTGTGATTGAAGGTATGAAGAAAGCCGTACCCGAGTTAGCCAAACACTTGAAAATAGACCCGGCATATAACCCGGCACACCCAGATGATGTGAACACTTTCCACTGGAACGAATCACCTTTCACAGAAATAGAGAAACCGGACGGAAATTAG
- a CDS encoding exo-beta-1,4-galactosidase yields MKQLLVSIAIVFASILTVAGQNHSFSLSGKWNFQIDREDIGTKEQWFKKSLDDQINLPGSMPEKLKGDEVTARTRWTGSLYDSSYYFNPYMEKYRIEGQVKLPFFLTPDKHFVGVAWYQKKVTIPSNWKGERITLFLERPHIETTVWVNQQELGMQNSLCVPHVYDLTSAVTPGKTCLMTIRIDNRIKEINVGPDSHSITDQTQGNWNGIVGRIELQATPKVHFEDIQIYPDLSNQKALVRMNIQSASSTKGDITLSAESFNTDTQHKVAPVQQSFNIHPGDNSIEMELPMGKDFLTWDEFNPALYKLTARLTNGKQTDIKQVQFGMRDFKIEGKWFYVNGRKTMLRGTVENCDFPLTGYAPMDVASWERVFRICRNYGLNHMRFHSFCPPEAAFIAADLVGFYLQPEGPSWPNHGPRLGNGQPIDKYLMDETIALTKEYGNYASYCMLACGNEPSGRWVAWVSKFVDYWKATDPRRVYTGASVGNSWQWQPHNEFHVKAGARGLSWTGAQPESESDYRARIDTVKQPYVSHETGQWCVFPNFNEIRKYTGVNKAKNFEIFRDILNDNHMGSQSYDFMMASGKLQALCYKHEIEKTLRTPDYAGFQLLALNDYSGQGTALVGVLDVFFEEKGYINAEQFRRFCSPTVPLARIPKFVYANDETFHADIEVSHFGAAPLQGAKTSYTIKDKFGKVYAKGIVGTQTIPIGNLCALGSVDMNLNGINTPQKLNLEVCIEGSDAVNDWDFWVYPAQVELTQGNVYTTDTLDEKAISVLKEGGNVLITAAGKTQYGKEVKQYFTPVFWNTSWFKMRPPHTTGIFLNEYHPLFREFPTEFHSNLQWWELLNKAQVMQFTDFPAEFQPTVQSIDTWFISRKIGMLFEANVLNGKLMMTSMDITSQPEKRIVARQMHKAILDYMNSDAFRPAENISPELIQALFTKVAGDVKSYTKDSPDELKPKIN; encoded by the coding sequence ATGAAACAACTTTTAGTAAGTATTGCCATCGTATTTGCCTCTATACTGACCGTAGCGGGGCAAAATCATTCTTTCAGTTTATCCGGCAAATGGAATTTCCAGATAGACCGGGAAGATATCGGCACCAAGGAACAATGGTTCAAAAAAAGCCTTGATGATCAGATTAATCTCCCCGGCTCCATGCCCGAAAAGCTGAAAGGAGATGAAGTAACCGCCCGCACCCGGTGGACCGGAAGCTTGTATGACAGCTCTTACTATTTCAATCCATACATGGAGAAATACAGAATAGAAGGACAAGTGAAACTTCCCTTTTTCCTGACTCCCGACAAACATTTTGTAGGGGTAGCCTGGTATCAAAAGAAAGTTACAATACCTTCCAACTGGAAAGGAGAAAGAATCACTCTTTTCCTGGAACGCCCGCACATCGAAACAACTGTATGGGTCAATCAACAGGAACTCGGTATGCAGAACAGTCTTTGTGTCCCTCATGTGTATGATCTGACTTCGGCTGTTACTCCCGGCAAAACCTGCCTGATGACTATCCGCATCGACAACCGTATCAAAGAAATCAATGTAGGTCCCGACTCTCACAGCATCACCGACCAGACCCAAGGTAACTGGAATGGAATTGTAGGACGAATTGAATTACAGGCCACTCCCAAAGTTCATTTTGAAGACATTCAGATATACCCTGATTTAAGCAATCAGAAAGCATTGGTACGCATGAACATACAGTCTGCCTCTTCCACCAAAGGAGATATTACACTTTCTGCCGAAAGTTTCAATACGGATACTCAACACAAAGTAGCTCCTGTTCAGCAAAGCTTCAATATCCATCCGGGAGACAATTCGATAGAGATGGAACTTCCCATGGGAAAAGATTTCCTCACGTGGGATGAGTTCAATCCTGCACTGTATAAACTGACAGCAAGACTGACCAACGGTAAACAGACCGACATCAAACAGGTACAATTTGGAATGCGCGATTTCAAAATAGAAGGAAAATGGTTCTACGTCAATGGTCGCAAAACAATGCTTCGCGGCACAGTGGAAAACTGTGACTTCCCATTGACCGGTTATGCTCCGATGGATGTAGCTTCTTGGGAACGAGTGTTCCGCATTTGCCGCAACTATGGTTTGAATCATATGCGCTTCCATTCTTTCTGCCCGCCGGAAGCAGCTTTTATCGCAGCCGATCTGGTCGGTTTCTATCTCCAACCGGAAGGTCCGAGTTGGCCGAATCACGGACCAAGACTTGGTAACGGCCAGCCAATTGACAAATATCTGATGGATGAAACAATTGCCCTGACCAAAGAATACGGAAATTATGCATCTTACTGTATGCTGGCTTGTGGTAATGAACCTTCCGGACGCTGGGTAGCATGGGTGAGCAAGTTTGTCGATTATTGGAAAGCGACAGATCCGCGTCGTGTATACACGGGAGCTTCCGTAGGAAACAGCTGGCAGTGGCAACCTCACAATGAATTTCATGTGAAAGCCGGAGCACGCGGTTTGAGTTGGACAGGTGCACAACCGGAAAGCGAATCAGATTATCGTGCAAGGATAGACACCGTAAAACAACCGTATGTATCACACGAAACAGGTCAATGGTGCGTATTCCCGAACTTCAACGAAATCCGCAAATATACCGGAGTCAACAAGGCGAAGAACTTTGAGATTTTCAGGGATATTCTAAATGATAACCACATGGGAAGCCAAAGTTATGATTTTATGATGGCTTCGGGCAAATTGCAGGCACTTTGCTATAAACATGAGATTGAAAAGACATTGCGCACCCCCGATTATGCAGGTTTCCAATTGCTAGCTCTCAACGATTATTCGGGTCAGGGAACGGCATTGGTTGGTGTATTGGATGTGTTTTTTGAAGAAAAAGGATATATCAATGCAGAACAATTCAGACGTTTTTGCAGTCCGACCGTCCCCTTAGCCCGTATTCCGAAGTTTGTATATGCCAATGATGAAACATTCCATGCCGACATCGAAGTTTCCCACTTTGGTGCAGCCCCTTTGCAAGGAGCAAAAACTAGCTATACCATCAAAGACAAGTTCGGAAAGGTATATGCCAAAGGAATTGTCGGCACACAAACGATTCCTATTGGAAACCTTTGTGCACTAGGCAGTGTGGATATGAACCTGAACGGGATCAATACTCCGCAGAAACTAAACCTGGAAGTGTGTATTGAAGGCAGTGATGCCGTCAATGACTGGGATTTCTGGGTATATCCTGCACAAGTGGAACTGACACAGGGAAATGTATATACAACCGACACACTGGATGAAAAAGCCATTTCCGTACTGAAAGAAGGGGGAAATGTCTTGATTACGGCAGCCGGCAAAACACAATACGGAAAAGAAGTCAAACAGTACTTTACCCCGGTATTCTGGAATACTTCCTGGTTCAAGATGCGCCCGCCGCACACAACTGGTATTTTCCTGAATGAATATCATCCTCTTTTCCGTGAATTTCCTACGGAATTTCATAGTAACCTGCAATGGTGGGAATTATTGAATAAAGCCCAGGTGATGCAATTTACCGACTTCCCGGCAGAATTCCAGCCAACCGTTCAAAGCATCGACACTTGGTTCATCAGCCGGAAAATCGGAATGTTGTTTGAAGCAAACGTATTGAACGGTAAACTGATGATGACCAGCATGGATATCACTTCTCAACCGGAAAAACGAATCGTTGCTCGCCAGATGCACAAGGCAATCCTGGATTATATGAATTCAGACGCTTTCCGTCCGGCAGAGAATATATCTCCGGAGCTGATTCAGGCATTGTTCACCAAAGTGGCAGGAGACGTAAAATCTTATACCAAAGATTCGCCGGACGAGCTCAAACCGAAAATTAACTAA
- a CDS encoding family 43 glycosylhydrolase has product MKKVVVWMALSLCSVMTIFAGETAYLFSYFINDSKDGLHLAYSYDGLNWIPLNGGRSYLTPSVGKDKLMRDPSGCQAPDGTFHMVWTSSWTNRIIGHASSRDLIHWSEQQAIPVMMHEPTAHNCWAPELFYDEPSQTYYIFWATTIPGRHKEIPTSESEKGLNHRIYYVTTKDFRTFSKTKMFFNPDFSVIDAAIVKDPKAEDLIMIVKNENSNPPEKNLRVTRTKKIEKGFPTKVSAPITGKYWAEGPAPLFVGDTLYVYFDKYRDHRYGAVRSLDHGETWEDVSDQVSFPRGIRHGTAFAVDTSVVEALIANHTYNPLIPDNVADPSVSKFGDTYYLYGTTDLEYGLERAGTPVVWKSKDFVNWSFEGSHISGFDWSKGYEYTNDKGEKKKGYFRYWAPGRVIEHDGKFYLYVTFVKPGDKMGTYVLVADRPEGSFRFTEGKGLFASGEEVDSPAIINDIDGEPFIDDDSTGYILGRRWNAARLSADRLHLDGEPVTLKTARQGYSEGSIMFKRKGIYYYIYTLSGHQNYANAYMMSRESPLTGFAKPEGNDIFLFSSPENQVWGPGHGNVFYDEGTDEYIFLYLEYGDGGTTRQVYANRSQFYFTRPTEGHTWWLEKSMDGKNWRTCAEQAKVEVRSPHLAKKIGEARYLRLHIRRGDAGLWEWKIYEK; this is encoded by the coding sequence GTGAAAAAAGTAGTTGTTTGGATGGCTCTAAGTCTTTGCTCGGTAATGACAATCTTCGCCGGTGAAACTGCTTATCTCTTTTCTTATTTCATCAATGACAGTAAAGATGGATTGCATTTAGCTTATAGTTATGATGGGTTGAACTGGATACCTTTGAATGGCGGACGGTCTTATCTGACACCTTCTGTTGGTAAAGATAAATTAATGCGAGATCCGAGTGGCTGCCAGGCTCCGGACGGAACTTTTCACATGGTTTGGACTTCTAGTTGGACTAATCGGATTATCGGCCATGCTTCTTCCCGTGATTTGATTCATTGGAGTGAGCAACAGGCTATTCCGGTGATGATGCACGAGCCGACTGCCCATAATTGTTGGGCACCTGAACTCTTTTATGACGAACCTTCACAAACTTACTATATCTTTTGGGCGACTACCATCCCCGGTCGTCACAAGGAAATACCTACCAGCGAAAGCGAGAAGGGATTGAATCATCGTATTTATTATGTGACAACAAAGGATTTCCGTACTTTTTCAAAGACGAAGATGTTCTTCAACCCTGATTTCAGTGTGATTGACGCTGCCATTGTGAAAGATCCGAAGGCGGAAGACTTGATAATGATAGTCAAGAATGAGAACTCCAATCCGCCGGAAAAGAATTTGCGCGTTACGCGTACGAAGAAGATAGAAAAAGGATTCCCGACTAAAGTATCAGCGCCTATTACAGGAAAGTATTGGGCGGAAGGACCTGCTCCTCTTTTTGTCGGTGATACGCTTTATGTTTATTTCGATAAATACCGTGACCATCGTTATGGTGCCGTTCGCTCTTTAGATCATGGCGAAACATGGGAAGACGTGTCCGATCAAGTCTCTTTCCCGAGAGGTATCCGTCATGGAACGGCGTTTGCGGTAGATACTTCCGTGGTGGAGGCATTGATAGCCAATCATACTTATAATCCTTTAATCCCCGATAATGTGGCGGATCCTTCTGTTTCTAAGTTTGGTGATACCTATTATCTCTACGGAACCACTGATTTGGAATATGGTCTTGAACGTGCCGGAACACCTGTTGTGTGGAAGTCGAAAGATTTTGTAAACTGGAGCTTTGAGGGGTCTCATATTAGTGGTTTCGACTGGTCGAAAGGATATGAATATACGAATGATAAAGGGGAAAAGAAAAAGGGATATTTCCGGTATTGGGCTCCCGGGAGAGTGATTGAACACGATGGAAAGTTTTATTTATATGTCACTTTTGTCAAACCCGGTGATAAGATGGGGACTTATGTGCTTGTTGCAGATCGTCCGGAGGGGTCTTTCCGGTTTACCGAAGGAAAGGGGCTCTTTGCTTCTGGAGAAGAAGTCGATAGCCCGGCTATTATTAATGATATCGACGGAGAGCCTTTTATTGATGATGACAGTACGGGATATATTTTGGGGCGTCGTTGGAATGCGGCACGTCTTTCCGCTGACCGGCTTCATTTGGATGGGGAACCGGTGACATTGAAAACAGCCCGTCAGGGATATTCAGAGGGGTCGATAATGTTTAAACGCAAAGGTATCTATTATTATATTTATACATTGAGCGGTCATCAGAATTATGCAAATGCATACATGATGAGCCGCGAATCTCCTCTTACAGGTTTTGCAAAACCGGAGGGCAACGATATCTTTTTATTTTCTTCTCCCGAAAATCAAGTGTGGGGACCGGGACATGGCAATGTGTTCTACGATGAAGGAACGGATGAGTATATCTTTCTTTATCTTGAATATGGAGATGGTGGAACCACCCGGCAGGTATATGCTAACCGGAGTCAGTTTTACTTTACCCGCCCTACTGAAGGACATACGTGGTGGTTAGAGAAATCGATGGATGGAAAAAACTGGCGGACATGTGCGGAACAAGCTAAAGTAGAAGTTCGCTCCCCACATTTGGCGAAGAAGATAGGCGAGGCCCGTTATCTTCGTCTTCATATCCGCAGGGGAGATGCTGGATTATGGGAATGGAAAATCTATGAGAAATAA